A stretch of Vibrio sp. B1FLJ16 DNA encodes these proteins:
- a CDS encoding flagellar brake protein encodes MKNTLTSARESTSPSKTKKEPERQSSILNSTDAMAMVEHGSEVTLSVTTPVGTKFMTTSTFIGCHSNHTALIEVPHISDEDLKYYFQEGFWLNVKAYSQRGEGAIIPFRAQLIHRLDEPYPLLVLDLPRTMQVFQLRKEVRYEVNLKAYVHLSGYRNECEIRDLSRSGCRFVTSPMSRPLHVGDEISLDLAMPGGNRLLAPLKGRVCNLQKSTHYSRYGMEFDDIGKENAKSLLSHLKFDGTKLKLK; translated from the coding sequence ATGAAAAATACTCTAACCAGTGCCAGAGAGAGCACGTCACCTTCAAAAACCAAGAAAGAACCAGAACGCCAGTCCAGTATATTAAACAGTACCGATGCGATGGCCATGGTAGAACATGGCAGTGAAGTTACCCTAAGTGTAACAACACCAGTAGGCACCAAATTTATGACAACCAGCACTTTTATTGGTTGTCATTCGAACCATACCGCACTTATTGAAGTACCACATATTTCAGATGAAGATCTAAAGTACTACTTTCAAGAGGGGTTCTGGCTAAACGTAAAAGCCTATTCGCAGCGAGGCGAAGGAGCAATAATTCCTTTTCGGGCACAGTTGATCCATCGCTTAGATGAGCCCTACCCGTTATTGGTGCTCGATTTGCCAAGGACAATGCAGGTATTCCAGCTCAGAAAGGAAGTACGCTACGAGGTAAATTTAAAAGCTTACGTACACCTTAGCGGGTATCGTAATGAATGTGAGATCCGTGATTTATCACGTAGTGGTTGTCGCTTTGTCACATCGCCAATGAGCAGACCGCTCCATGTTGGTGATGAAATATCACTCGATCTTGCGATGCCCGGAGGCAACCGCTTACTCGCTCCGCTTAAAGGCCGGGTCTGCAACCTTCAAAAATCGACGCACTACTCCCGTTACGGCATGGAGTTCGACGATATAGGGAAAGAAAACGCCAAGAGTTTACTCAGCCACCTTAAGTTCGATGGTACTAAACTGAAGTTGAAGTAA
- a CDS encoding HlyD family secretion protein, whose translation MDLLLILTYTAFCIAVFKIFKIPLNKWSVPTAVLGGVVLIGTLVLLMNYNHPFTQIGNQVYPTTPIVSGVRGRVIEVPVQPNQPLKTGDVLFKIDPTPFEAEVTRLKAKVKEASQGALGLESGLQEAKAGVIKAQAERDKAQREFARYQSGFNRGAFTEQDLDTRRQAYKAAEATLEVALQQQEQAELALDSEVGGENTQVAQLLAELRKAEFNLEQTVVRAPTNGYVTQLALRPGVMAVPLPLAPALTFVHTEDMQYYTAAFRQNSLQRLEPGFEAEFLFRAIPGRVFKGEVVEVLPAIGESQFQARGTLLGTDALRTNGRVFVKLKITDDLSEFNLPMGTAVEVAVYSDSFHHVAIMRKVLIRMTSWQNYLYLDH comes from the coding sequence ATGGATTTATTGCTGATCCTGACTTACACAGCCTTCTGTATAGCGGTTTTCAAAATTTTTAAAATTCCTTTGAACAAATGGTCTGTACCAACTGCTGTATTAGGTGGCGTTGTATTGATTGGCACACTAGTGCTGCTCATGAACTACAACCATCCCTTCACCCAAATTGGTAATCAAGTCTACCCGACAACGCCTATTGTATCAGGCGTTCGTGGACGTGTGATTGAAGTTCCGGTACAACCCAACCAGCCTTTAAAAACGGGTGATGTACTGTTTAAAATTGATCCAACGCCTTTTGAAGCAGAGGTGACTCGCCTAAAAGCAAAAGTCAAAGAAGCGAGCCAAGGCGCTCTGGGGCTGGAATCTGGCTTGCAAGAAGCGAAAGCGGGCGTGATCAAGGCGCAGGCTGAAAGAGATAAAGCACAACGGGAATTTGCGCGTTACCAAAGCGGATTCAATCGTGGCGCGTTCACTGAACAAGATCTCGATACCCGACGTCAGGCATACAAAGCGGCAGAAGCAACGCTTGAAGTTGCCTTACAACAACAAGAACAAGCCGAACTCGCGCTCGACTCGGAAGTCGGTGGTGAGAATACTCAGGTTGCACAACTACTTGCAGAATTACGTAAAGCTGAGTTCAACTTAGAGCAGACTGTAGTTCGTGCGCCGACTAATGGCTACGTAACTCAGCTAGCTTTACGCCCTGGTGTGATGGCTGTACCGTTACCACTAGCCCCAGCATTGACTTTTGTCCACACTGAAGACATGCAGTACTACACTGCAGCCTTCAGACAAAACTCTCTACAAAGACTTGAGCCTGGATTTGAAGCTGAGTTTCTGTTCCGAGCCATTCCCGGCAGAGTATTTAAAGGCGAAGTAGTTGAGGTTCTACCAGCCATTGGTGAAAGCCAATTCCAAGCACGCGGAACACTGTTAGGTACAGATGCACTTCGTACAAATGGACGTGTTTTCGTGAAACTCAAAATCACAGATGATCTGAGCGAATTCAATCTACCTATGGGTACAGCGGTCGAAGTCGCGGTCTATTCTGATAGCTTCCACCACGTTGCTATTATGCGTAAAGTACTGATCCGTATGACAAGCTGGCAAAACTACCTATATCTGGACCATTAA
- a CDS encoding MFS transporter, which produces MNISSQGWRTPQNFLLLVSIIVPIAFSTWMALLNNFVIEKASFDGSDIGLLQSVREVPGFLSFTAVFVLLFVREQRFMLISLAMLTLGTALTGYFPTLYGLLFTTLLMSTGFHYFETLKQSLSLQWLSKDEAPEMLGKFISVGALASLITYGALWLMLEQLKLDFKTVYLIAGGIGFVLILVMAFAFPQFKSTVPQNKKLVLRKRYWLYYALTFMSGARRQIFTVFAGFLMVEKFGYSAADITLLFLINYLFNFLFAKRIGRFIGVVGERKALMFEYVGLIFVFVGYGLVQTAEWAAALYVVDHLFFALALAIKTYFQKIADPADMASTAGVAFTINHIAAVVIPVTFGVIWLVSPSSVFYIGAGMAAVSLLFSLNIPAKPEEGNETRVLKWS; this is translated from the coding sequence ATGAACATCTCATCTCAAGGCTGGAGAACGCCGCAAAATTTTCTTTTACTCGTTTCTATCATCGTGCCTATCGCTTTTTCTACCTGGATGGCATTACTAAACAACTTCGTTATTGAAAAAGCCAGTTTTGATGGTTCAGACATCGGCCTGCTACAAAGTGTCCGTGAAGTGCCGGGATTCTTGTCGTTTACTGCGGTATTTGTATTGCTCTTTGTTCGTGAACAGCGCTTTATGCTGATTTCACTTGCGATGCTGACACTAGGCACCGCGTTAACAGGTTACTTTCCCACTTTGTATGGCTTACTTTTTACAACCTTGTTGATGTCTACCGGTTTCCACTATTTCGAAACACTGAAGCAGTCCCTTTCTCTGCAGTGGCTGTCTAAGGACGAAGCGCCCGAAATGCTGGGTAAATTCATCTCGGTTGGTGCGCTCGCCTCGCTGATTACTTATGGTGCTTTGTGGCTGATGCTGGAGCAACTCAAACTGGATTTCAAAACTGTTTACCTAATTGCAGGAGGAATCGGTTTTGTGCTGATTCTTGTTATGGCGTTTGCTTTCCCTCAGTTTAAATCCACAGTACCGCAAAATAAGAAATTGGTACTGCGTAAACGTTATTGGTTGTATTACGCATTGACCTTTATGAGTGGCGCTCGCCGTCAAATCTTTACTGTTTTTGCTGGGTTCCTGATGGTTGAGAAGTTTGGTTATTCGGCAGCAGATATAACTTTATTGTTTCTGATTAACTACCTGTTTAACTTCTTGTTTGCTAAACGCATTGGTCGCTTTATTGGCGTTGTCGGGGAACGTAAGGCGCTGATGTTCGAATACGTTGGCCTTATTTTTGTGTTTGTTGGTTACGGGTTAGTACAGACCGCGGAATGGGCAGCTGCGCTTTATGTTGTTGACCATCTGTTCTTTGCTCTGGCGCTGGCGATTAAAACGTACTTCCAGAAAATTGCTGATCCTGCGGATATGGCCTCGACAGCAGGTGTGGCGTTCACTATCAATCATATTGCGGCAGTTGTCATTCCGGTAACATTCGGTGTGATTTGGTTGGTGTCGCCTTCGAGCGTTTTCTACATTGGAGCAGGCATGGCGGCGGTCAGCTTGCTGTTCTCGTTGAACATTCCTGCTAAGCCAGAAGAAGGGAATGAAACCCGTGTGTTGAAATGGAGTTAG
- the napG gene encoding ferredoxin-type protein NapG yields MKSSTSKISQSRRRFLRDTARTAMGVGAAACVLGLQSLQSQARETKGVPIRPPGALPEGDFESACVRCGLCVQACPYDTLKLATLLSPVATGSPYFNARDIPCEMCDDIPCVVACPSGALDPELTNIDDARMGTAVLIDHETCLNWQGLRCDVCYRVCPLIDEAITLEKIHNDRTGYHAKLIPTVNTDICTGCGKCEQACVLDVSAIKIVPTDLAKGKVGSHYNFGWQEIDKPLENVLPGENSVPSGALESLKGGR; encoded by the coding sequence ATGAAATCCTCCACGTCAAAAATATCCCAAAGTCGTCGTCGATTTTTGCGTGATACTGCTCGAACTGCCATGGGTGTTGGTGCTGCTGCCTGTGTATTAGGGCTACAGTCCTTACAAAGCCAGGCTCGAGAAACCAAAGGCGTCCCAATTCGACCGCCAGGTGCGCTCCCAGAAGGTGATTTTGAATCTGCCTGTGTTCGTTGTGGGTTGTGTGTACAAGCGTGTCCTTACGATACGTTAAAACTGGCTACTTTATTATCGCCGGTCGCTACCGGCTCACCGTATTTCAATGCCCGCGATATCCCTTGCGAAATGTGTGATGATATTCCTTGTGTAGTTGCGTGTCCGAGTGGTGCGCTTGATCCAGAGCTAACCAATATCGATGATGCAAGGATGGGTACAGCAGTTCTTATCGACCATGAAACCTGTCTCAACTGGCAAGGTCTGCGCTGTGATGTTTGTTATCGAGTTTGTCCTCTCATCGATGAAGCGATTACGTTAGAGAAAATTCACAATGACCGTACGGGTTACCACGCTAAGCTGATCCCAACGGTTAATACAGATATTTGTACAGGTTGTGGCAAGTGTGAACAGGCATGTGTACTGGATGTATCTGCGATAAAAATCGTGCCGACAGACCTGGCAAAAGGCAAGGTTGGCAGCCATTACAATTTCGGCTGGCAAGAGATAGATAAGCCTTTAGAGAATGTGCTTCCGGGAGAGAACTCAGTACCATCTGGTGCACTAGAGTCTCTTAAAGGAGGCAGATGA
- a CDS encoding phosphotransferase, translating to MINSLYQNIGNDLNLGNLVTAEVIQSLWGGYGELVRLVFPERSVIVKHVTLPKPSEHPRGWNTDLSHQRKLHSYQVEVSWYDKFSHIPDEHCRFPQGLKCFQTDNEWLIVMEDLAQAGFPKLITKASPIHLRACLSWLAHFHARYIGVQSSQLWKSGTYWHLATRPDELKALEDSELKQVATLIDRKLTHAKYQTIVHGDAKLANFCFDQAESSVAAVDFQYVGHGCAMKDVALFMSSAVEPKAYSEMESWVLDTYFAELSRALQIYQPHIDPEDVEREWHPLFAVAWADFQRFVKGWSPGHWKINPYTEALTARAIASLKGSLKKLKE from the coding sequence ATTATTAATTCTTTATACCAAAACATTGGTAATGATCTGAATCTCGGCAATCTTGTCACTGCTGAAGTGATTCAATCTCTGTGGGGAGGCTATGGTGAACTGGTTCGGCTTGTGTTTCCCGAACGCTCAGTCATCGTGAAACATGTGACCCTTCCCAAACCATCAGAACATCCACGCGGCTGGAACACGGATCTTTCACACCAGCGTAAGCTACATTCCTATCAGGTTGAAGTGAGTTGGTACGATAAATTCAGCCACATACCGGATGAGCACTGCCGATTTCCGCAAGGCTTGAAATGCTTTCAAACTGACAACGAATGGCTGATAGTGATGGAAGATCTTGCGCAAGCGGGGTTTCCCAAACTGATCACTAAGGCATCTCCAATTCATCTGCGGGCTTGCCTCTCCTGGTTAGCACATTTCCATGCCCGTTACATTGGCGTTCAAAGTTCGCAGCTTTGGAAAAGCGGCACTTATTGGCATTTGGCGACGCGTCCCGATGAACTGAAAGCGTTAGAGGACAGCGAATTAAAACAGGTCGCGACCTTGATTGATCGCAAGTTGACTCACGCAAAATACCAAACCATCGTCCATGGAGACGCCAAACTGGCGAACTTCTGTTTCGACCAAGCTGAATCATCGGTTGCTGCGGTGGATTTTCAGTATGTTGGCCATGGCTGTGCCATGAAGGACGTAGCACTTTTTATGAGTAGTGCCGTCGAGCCAAAGGCCTACTCAGAAATGGAAAGCTGGGTACTCGATACCTATTTCGCAGAGTTATCGCGAGCGCTGCAAATCTACCAACCACATATTGATCCTGAAGATGTTGAGCGAGAGTGGCATCCTTTATTTGCAGTCGCGTGGGCTGATTTTCAGCGTTTTGTGAAAGGCTGGAGCCCGGGGCATTGGAAAATTAATCCATACACAGAAGCGCTAACGGCAAGAGCTATTGCATCGCTAAAAGGAAGTTTAAAGAAGTTGAAAGAATAA
- a CDS encoding GNAT family N-acetyltransferase, with the protein MKKVIHDVESGVFLVDLEQGFNARVVYQIQDGVMHITSTVVPAELRGKGCGKLMMEAVLPEIESLGYKVVPVCPYVAYYIDKNKQWAHLLA; encoded by the coding sequence GTGAAAAAGGTGATACACGATGTCGAAAGTGGCGTTTTTTTAGTGGATCTTGAGCAAGGATTTAACGCAAGAGTGGTTTATCAAATTCAAGATGGTGTGATGCACATAACGTCAACGGTGGTTCCTGCAGAACTTAGAGGCAAAGGCTGCGGAAAATTGATGATGGAAGCGGTGTTGCCTGAAATTGAATCACTTGGCTATAAAGTGGTACCTGTTTGTCCTTATGTGGCGTACTACATTGATAAAAATAAGCAGTGGGCACACCTTTTGGCATAG
- a CDS encoding prolyl oligopeptidase family serine peptidase codes for MHYPKTRKDSVVDSYFGHDIVDTYRWLEDDRSEETANWVSTQNSVTFDFLGQVPYRQKIRDLVANSQNYEKYSQPFVRGDYTYFYKNDGLQNQSVLYRHKGEGEAEVFLDPNTFSEDGTTSLGEVSFSKDNHLVAYSISEGGSDWRKIFVIDAETKQQLEPEIIDAKFTSISWLGSKGFYYSSYDKPKGSELSARTEQHKLYYHQLGTAQSQDTVIFGASDDQKHRYVSGTTTTDDRYLIISGAESTSGNRLFYIDLSSEAQEVVMLRDTTDGDTYLVDNQDDTLLFYTNLEAPNGKVVSYNTRTSQWADVITEQEQPLEVGKGGGYLFATYMVDVLSRVQQFNYQGEWIRDVKLPGEGTAYGLAGKKEESTLYYTFTNYVTPPTIFSFDVETGESKLYQESKAPFDRSEYESKQVFYTSKDGTKVPMIVSYKKGIKFDGSAPTILYGYGGFNISLTPMFSGNVANWLELGGIYVVANMRGGGEYGKAWHNAGTQQQKQNVFDDFIAAAEYLIENNYTSSERLAIRGGSNGGLLVGACMTQRPELFQVALPAVGVLDMLRYHTFTSGEGWKYDYGTSEQNEEMFKYLLGYSPVHNVKQGVQYPATLVTTADHDDRVVPAHSYKFIAELQEKHQGENPVLIRIDVNAGHGAGMPLSKQIDLTTDVYAFTLYNMGIQNV; via the coding sequence ACTCAGTAACTTTTGACTTCCTTGGACAAGTTCCTTACCGCCAGAAAATCCGTGACTTGGTGGCAAACAGTCAGAACTACGAAAAATATTCACAGCCATTTGTTCGCGGCGATTACACCTATTTCTATAAAAATGATGGCTTGCAGAATCAAAGCGTCCTTTACCGACATAAAGGAGAAGGTGAGGCAGAAGTATTCCTGGATCCAAATACTTTCTCTGAAGACGGTACGACATCGCTCGGAGAGGTGAGTTTTTCAAAAGATAACCATTTAGTCGCGTACTCCATCTCTGAAGGCGGCAGTGACTGGCGTAAGATTTTTGTGATTGACGCAGAAACCAAACAACAGTTAGAGCCTGAAATCATCGACGCAAAATTTACCTCGATTTCGTGGCTGGGCAGTAAAGGCTTCTACTACTCAAGTTACGATAAGCCGAAGGGGAGTGAGTTGTCTGCTCGTACTGAGCAGCACAAACTTTATTATCATCAGCTGGGTACAGCACAGTCGCAAGACACAGTCATTTTTGGTGCGTCAGATGACCAAAAGCATCGCTATGTTTCTGGTACGACAACGACGGATGACCGTTACCTGATTATTTCCGGTGCCGAGTCTACCTCTGGTAACCGTCTGTTCTATATCGACTTGAGCTCTGAAGCCCAAGAGGTAGTAATGTTGCGTGATACAACCGACGGTGACACTTACCTAGTTGATAACCAGGATGATACGCTGCTGTTTTACACCAACCTCGAAGCGCCAAACGGCAAAGTAGTGAGCTATAACACTCGGACGTCACAATGGGCAGATGTTATCACTGAGCAAGAGCAGCCGTTAGAAGTCGGCAAAGGCGGTGGTTACTTGTTCGCGACTTACATGGTTGATGTTTTATCGAGAGTGCAACAGTTCAACTATCAGGGGGAGTGGATTCGTGATGTTAAGTTGCCCGGTGAAGGTACGGCCTATGGCTTAGCGGGTAAGAAAGAAGAATCGACGCTTTATTACACATTCACGAATTACGTAACCCCTCCGACAATTTTTTCTTTTGATGTCGAAACGGGTGAGTCGAAACTTTATCAAGAATCCAAAGCACCTTTTGATCGCAGTGAGTATGAGTCAAAACAGGTTTTCTACACATCAAAAGACGGTACCAAAGTACCGATGATCGTCTCATACAAAAAGGGTATTAAGTTTGATGGCAGTGCGCCAACCATACTGTACGGTTATGGTGGTTTTAATATCAGCCTGACACCGATGTTCTCAGGTAATGTAGCCAATTGGCTGGAACTGGGTGGTATCTATGTCGTCGCAAATATGCGAGGAGGCGGCGAGTACGGAAAAGCTTGGCATAACGCTGGTACTCAGCAACAAAAGCAGAACGTGTTTGATGATTTTATTGCAGCGGCGGAATACCTGATTGAGAACAACTACACCAGCTCTGAGCGTCTGGCTATTCGTGGTGGCTCGAATGGTGGGTTGCTGGTGGGTGCATGCATGACTCAGCGACCTGAGTTATTCCAAGTGGCACTGCCTGCGGTTGGTGTACTTGATATGCTGCGTTATCACACATTCACTTCTGGTGAAGGCTGGAAATATGACTATGGCACTTCCGAGCAAAATGAGGAGATGTTCAAGTATCTGCTTGGTTATTCACCAGTGCACAATGTCAAACAGGGCGTGCAATACCCAGCAACGCTCGTAACAACAGCTGATCATGATGATCGCGTTGTACCGGCTCACTCCTATAAGTTTATTGCAGAGCTGCAAGAGAAACATCAGGGTGAGAATCCGGTACTAATCCGTATTGATGTAAATGCCGGTCATGGAGCAGGTATGCCGCTAAGTAAGCAAATTGATCTCACCACCGATGTATATGCGTTTACGCTCTACAATATGGGGATTCAAAACGTATAG
- the napH gene encoding quinol dehydrogenase ferredoxin subunit NapH, with protein MAKNLAQDAGKEAIDKLGWWRAHRFLILRRLCQLTIIGLFMVGPTIGVFSGNLSSSMLLDTVPMSDPLIVLQALATGHIPEFNVLLGVTIVVVFYAVLAPRAFCAWVCPLNVVTDFAAWLRRKLNIKASYRWSPSIRYWLIPVLMLGSAVSGTILWTWIDPVAALHRGLVFGMGAGWILIVLVFVLDLLLVEHGWCGHLCPLGATYGVIGKQSLIRVTAIRRESCTKCMDCFYVCPEPEVLRQPLKEGDRRVMDKNCISCGRCLDVCPEQVFEFKNRLTVKNIE; from the coding sequence ATGGCTAAAAATTTAGCACAAGATGCCGGAAAAGAGGCGATTGATAAGCTTGGCTGGTGGCGGGCACACCGATTTCTTATTTTACGCAGACTGTGTCAGCTAACCATTATTGGTTTGTTCATGGTTGGGCCAACAATCGGCGTTTTTAGCGGTAATCTTTCCTCTAGTATGCTGCTGGATACTGTCCCGATGAGTGACCCGCTTATCGTACTGCAGGCTTTGGCTACCGGACACATTCCAGAGTTTAATGTTTTGCTCGGGGTCACGATTGTTGTTGTGTTTTATGCGGTTTTAGCACCGCGCGCTTTTTGCGCGTGGGTGTGTCCTTTGAATGTGGTTACGGACTTCGCAGCGTGGCTGCGCAGAAAACTGAATATTAAGGCAAGTTATCGTTGGTCTCCGTCTATTCGCTACTGGTTAATACCGGTTCTAATGCTAGGTAGTGCCGTATCTGGCACGATTCTATGGACATGGATAGATCCGGTAGCTGCGTTACATCGCGGGCTCGTGTTTGGCATGGGCGCAGGGTGGATACTTATCGTACTTGTCTTTGTCCTGGATCTTTTACTGGTTGAGCATGGCTGGTGTGGTCACTTGTGTCCCTTAGGGGCCACTTACGGTGTCATTGGAAAACAGAGCCTAATTCGGGTAACAGCGATTCGTCGTGAAAGCTGCACTAAGTGTATGGACTGTTTTTATGTCTGTCCTGAGCCAGAGGTACTGAGGCAGCCGTTGAAAGAGGGTGACCGCCGAGTGATGGATAAAAACTGCATCAGTTGCGGCCGTTGTCTGGATGTGTGTCCGGAACAGGTTTTTGAGTTTAAAAACCGCCTCACAGTTAAAAATATCGAATAA
- a CDS encoding GNAT family N-acetyltransferase: protein MEIIVRPTTVEDAAALVEIYSQPKAQRETLQLPNPSVAMWVNKLSNLPVGMYSYVAEVDGKVVGNIGFQHSQRPRTSHTGSFGLGVHDSFHGIGVGSKLIETVIELADNWLNVRRIQIEVNTDNEAAIGLYKKHGFEVEGEAVDGSFRNGEFINTYYMARIRPNKN from the coding sequence ATGGAAATAATCGTACGTCCAACCACGGTTGAAGACGCAGCCGCGCTGGTTGAAATCTATTCACAGCCCAAAGCACAGCGTGAAACCCTGCAACTCCCTAACCCCTCTGTCGCTATGTGGGTGAACAAGCTATCGAACTTGCCAGTTGGTATGTATAGTTATGTTGCTGAGGTAGATGGCAAAGTAGTTGGAAATATTGGTTTTCAGCACTCTCAGAGACCAAGAACCTCACATACCGGTTCATTTGGTCTCGGGGTTCACGATAGTTTTCACGGAATTGGCGTCGGCAGTAAACTGATAGAGACTGTAATCGAGTTAGCAGACAACTGGCTGAATGTACGACGAATTCAAATAGAGGTGAACACCGACAACGAAGCCGCCATCGGACTATACAAAAAGCACGGCTTTGAAGTAGAAGGTGAAGCGGTAGATGGCTCCTTCCGTAATGGAGAGTTCATCAATACCTATTACATGGCCCGCATAAGACCTAATAAAAACTAA
- a CDS encoding ATP-binding protein yields MAILRLESKELYSVADLENMPCKSTKELPPIDEIVGQERAQKAVEFAMSIKEKGYNIYAIGQNGLGKRTMILRYLNRHQHDVEALFDWCYVANFEDTRTPKVLKLPCGIGNKLRLDIEALMGKLLNALPLAFDNEMYFSRADRLKNQLANKQQNELDRISKEAKDKGISLTITTQGDYQFVAMNGEEELHTEESFDALSKKEQEQFSDAIDELEVALRSMVRELTEWEETYSDKIQKLNDEVTLDVITHFIKTLKLDYSQYSEIKTYLTDLQKDIVENADIFLDQTGEQGEIATASLDKKLPRRYKVNVLVSRCNSDFPIVVEENPNYHSLFGSIETATFKGTVFTDFSLIRAGSLHKANGGVLLMDAQKVLEQPYVWDGLKRAIRSRQLSFTSLEKEVTLTGAVSLDPEPIPLDIKIILFGDYRTYQLLQHYDPEFSELFRVTADFEDEMPRTPESELHYARFISSVVNDNNMLHCDRKAIARIIEYSSRLSGDQTKLSLHSANIANLLRESNYVARQANSNMIRTGHVQEAMKNQEMRVSRLRDSVMETYVNGTTLIRTEGSAVGQVNALSVLSTSDYMFGAPNRITATTCYGDGDVIDIERSVDLGGSLHSKGVMILSAYLSSVFGKTARVPLTTTITFEQSYGGVDGDSASMAELCAVASAFSKQPNRQDIAITGSMNQFGEAQPIGGVNEKIEGFYDVCEIKGRHDGQGVIIPASNVHNLMLRADIVKAVEKGEFNIWAIDHVTEAIELFTGKVAGEPTEEGSYPIDTIFGIAQAKLNALRK; encoded by the coding sequence ATGGCAATACTGAGATTGGAATCCAAGGAACTGTATTCTGTAGCTGATCTAGAGAATATGCCATGTAAGTCTACCAAGGAACTTCCTCCGATTGATGAAATCGTGGGACAAGAGCGCGCTCAGAAGGCGGTTGAGTTTGCCATGTCCATCAAGGAGAAAGGGTACAATATTTACGCGATTGGTCAGAACGGGCTAGGTAAACGTACCATGATTCTGCGTTATCTGAACCGTCATCAACACGATGTGGAAGCTTTGTTTGACTGGTGTTATGTCGCGAACTTTGAAGACACCCGTACGCCAAAGGTATTAAAACTACCTTGTGGCATCGGTAATAAACTACGTCTAGATATCGAAGCTTTAATGGGCAAATTGCTTAATGCCTTACCACTGGCTTTTGATAATGAAATGTACTTTAGCCGGGCGGATCGTTTAAAAAACCAACTTGCTAACAAGCAGCAAAATGAGTTGGATCGCATCAGTAAGGAAGCGAAAGACAAAGGCATTAGCCTGACAATTACGACTCAAGGTGATTACCAGTTTGTAGCAATGAATGGTGAAGAGGAGTTGCATACTGAAGAGTCTTTTGATGCTTTGAGTAAAAAAGAGCAGGAACAGTTCAGTGATGCAATTGATGAACTCGAAGTAGCATTGCGTTCTATGGTGCGCGAGCTGACTGAATGGGAAGAAACCTACAGTGACAAAATTCAGAAGCTCAATGATGAAGTGACTCTGGATGTGATCACTCATTTCATCAAAACGCTTAAGCTTGACTACTCACAATACTCAGAAATTAAAACCTACTTGACTGATCTGCAGAAAGACATCGTCGAGAATGCTGATATTTTTCTGGATCAAACTGGTGAACAAGGCGAAATTGCTACGGCTTCACTTGATAAGAAATTACCACGTCGTTACAAAGTCAATGTGCTGGTTAGTCGCTGTAACAGTGACTTCCCGATTGTGGTCGAAGAGAATCCGAATTATCACTCTCTGTTTGGTTCTATTGAAACGGCGACGTTTAAAGGCACCGTATTTACTGACTTTTCACTTATCCGTGCGGGCAGTCTGCATAAAGCCAATGGTGGTGTGCTCCTGATGGATGCGCAGAAAGTTCTGGAACAACCCTATGTATGGGATGGTTTGAAGCGCGCGATTCGTTCGCGTCAGCTTAGTTTCACCTCGCTAGAGAAAGAAGTGACGTTGACTGGCGCGGTATCACTCGATCCGGAACCTATTCCTTTAGATATAAAGATCATTCTGTTTGGTGACTACCGAACTTATCAGCTGTTACAACATTATGATCCGGAGTTTAGTGAACTGTTCCGCGTAACGGCCGACTTTGAAGATGAAATGCCGCGCACGCCGGAGTCTGAACTGCATTACGCACGCTTTATCTCCAGTGTCGTCAATGATAACAACATGCTGCATTGCGACCGAAAAGCCATTGCGCGCATTATTGAGTACAGTTCACGCTTGTCTGGCGACCAAACCAAGTTGTCACTTCATTCTGCGAATATTGCCAACCTACTTCGCGAGTCCAATTACGTTGCCCGCCAGGCTAACTCGAATATGATCCGGACCGGTCACGTTCAGGAAGCGATGAAGAATCAGGAAATGCGTGTTAGTCGATTACGTGACAGTGTAATGGAAACCTATGTAAACGGGACGACCTTGATACGAACAGAAGGTTCGGCAGTGGGTCAGGTCAATGCGCTCTCCGTATTAAGTACCAGCGACTATATGTTTGGTGCACCAAACCGCATTACAGCGACTACCTGCTACGGTGACGGCGATGTGATTGATATCGAGCGCAGCGTTGATCTAGGTGGCAGCCTCCACTCCAAAGGGGTAATGATCTTATCTGCGTATTTGTCGTCGGTGTTTGGTAAAACGGCGAGAGTACCTCTTACAACCACCATCACCTTTGAGCAGTCTTACGGCGGCGTAGATGGGGACAGTGCCAGTATGGCAGAGCTTTGTGCGGTTGCGTCTGCGTTCTCCAAGCAGCCGAACCGTCAGGATATTGCCATTACAGGTTCGATGAATCAGTTTGGCGAAGCGCAGCCAATTGGTGGCGTTAATGAAAAGATTGAAGGCTTTTACGACGTGTGTGAGATTAAAGGTCGTCATGACGGACAAGGCGTTATTATTCCGGCTTCTAACGTTCACAATTTGATGCTGCGTGCTGATATCGTCAAGGCGGTAGAAAAAGGAGAGTTCAACATATGGGCTATCGATCATGTTACCGAAGCGATCGAACTGTTTACCGGAAAAGTAGCCGGCGAGCCAACTGAAGAAGGCTCTTACCCGATAGATACCATCTTTGGTATTGCTCAGGCTAAGCTTAATGCTCTTAGAAAATAA